One window of Mailhella massiliensis genomic DNA carries:
- a CDS encoding TRAP transporter small permease, whose protein sequence is MNKLLRILDTVTGYAGNFLLAMLIIIAFLQVVCRYCFNYALSWPEEICRFLFIALAYAGAALTMRSDSHLRVDVALSFSGPRMKKFFNILAHACSIFYCAACAYLSYDMMLEVKDMEQYASSINMEVWITWIPIPLGFVLMTFYAVLLFVQTIAGKKNTGGTE, encoded by the coding sequence ATGAACAAACTTCTGCGCATTCTGGACACCGTTACGGGATACGCGGGCAATTTCCTGCTCGCCATGCTCATCATCATCGCCTTTCTTCAGGTCGTCTGCCGCTACTGCTTCAACTACGCCCTGAGCTGGCCGGAAGAAATCTGCCGCTTTCTGTTTATAGCCCTCGCCTATGCAGGGGCCGCTCTCACCATGAGAAGCGACAGTCATCTTCGCGTAGACGTGGCACTCAGCTTCTCCGGCCCCAGGATGAAAAAATTCTTCAACATTCTCGCGCACGCCTGCTCCATCTTCTACTGCGCCGCATGTGCCTATCTTTCCTACGACATGATGCTGGAAGTCAAAGACATGGAGCAGTATGCCTCCAGCATCAACATGGAAGTCTGGATTACCTGGATTCCTATTCCGCTGGGCTTCGTTCTCATGACTTTCTATGCCGTTCTGCTGTTTGTGCAGACCATCGCCGGAAAAAAGAACACCGGCGGAACGGAATAA
- a CDS encoding nitroreductase family protein → MKKNSFFLSINPERCIGCGLCEKACRRFIFEKDPVTGSMNIRKDKIELCMHCGHCLSVCPSFAVSLDGLTGEHLPEAAPCPSSSQLADLLRGRRSTGCFSRRKPERKLLLEALADTASAPSASNMRTLCWKIIDDPERLERLRKELLPYYEQGGTKRLRSHYDNAVEGRDSLLRGAPCLIVAMTPVGAPWGPTDCAIAITQLELTLLTRGIGSCWAGSVIQIARDHYLKELRLPEGYAASGALMAGYPAIRYKRLPPREHPPVLFNDDNTL, encoded by the coding sequence ATGAAAAAAAACTCTTTCTTTCTCAGCATCAACCCGGAACGATGCATCGGATGCGGCCTGTGCGAAAAAGCCTGCCGTCGCTTCATTTTTGAAAAAGATCCCGTAACAGGCAGCATGAACATACGAAAAGACAAGATCGAACTGTGCATGCACTGCGGGCATTGCCTGTCCGTATGCCCTTCCTTTGCCGTAAGCCTGGACGGCCTGACCGGCGAACACCTCCCCGAAGCCGCGCCCTGTCCGTCCTCCAGCCAGCTTGCCGACCTGCTCAGAGGCAGACGGTCCACAGGCTGCTTTTCCCGCCGGAAACCGGAACGGAAGCTGCTTCTGGAAGCTCTGGCCGATACGGCCAGTGCACCTTCCGCCTCCAACATGAGAACGCTGTGCTGGAAGATCATCGACGATCCGGAAAGGCTGGAACGCCTGCGGAAGGAACTTCTCCCCTACTACGAACAGGGCGGTACGAAACGACTGCGCAGTCATTACGACAACGCCGTGGAAGGTCGCGACAGTCTCCTGCGGGGCGCGCCGTGTCTTATTGTAGCCATGACTCCCGTCGGAGCTCCCTGGGGTCCCACTGACTGCGCCATCGCCATCACTCAGCTGGAGCTCACCCTGCTCACTCGGGGCATCGGCTCATGCTGGGCCGGAAGCGTCATTCAGATCGCCCGAGACCATTATCTGAAAGAACTCCGCCTTCCCGAGGGATACGCCGCCTCTGGCGCCCTCATGGCCGGCTATCCGGCCATCCGCTACAAGCGTCTGCCCCCGCGAGAGCACCCTCCCGTGCTTTTCAACGACGACAACACGCTCTGA
- a CDS encoding flavodoxin family protein yields the protein MKVIAFNGSPRKNFNTATLLTHALKGAEEAGAETSLVHLYDIAFSGCKSCLMCKSRNLPRTGRCVLNDAITPYIEEALSADVILLGSPIYFYTESSSMRAFMERMLFPLTCYEKKRSLFDRNIKTALLYTMNISDTELKKRNPPFPEDFSLYVVDQSAYFMQRVFGNCETLLCTDTMQVRDYSKFYMELYDGAEKKRRHEEVFPLDCQRAMELGRRLAGSDAD from the coding sequence ATGAAGGTTATCGCATTCAACGGAAGCCCCCGTAAAAACTTCAATACGGCAACACTGCTGACGCACGCCCTGAAAGGCGCGGAAGAAGCGGGGGCCGAAACTTCCCTGGTCCATCTTTACGACATTGCCTTCAGCGGATGCAAAAGCTGCCTGATGTGCAAAAGCCGGAATCTCCCGCGTACCGGCCGCTGTGTACTGAACGACGCCATCACCCCGTACATCGAAGAGGCCCTCAGCGCCGACGTGATCCTGCTCGGCAGCCCCATTTATTTCTATACGGAATCCTCATCAATGCGCGCCTTCATGGAGCGTATGCTCTTTCCGCTCACATGCTATGAAAAAAAGCGCTCTCTCTTCGACAGAAACATAAAAACAGCTCTGCTCTACACCATGAACATTTCGGACACAGAGCTGAAAAAACGCAATCCTCCATTTCCTGAAGACTTTTCCCTGTATGTCGTCGATCAGTCCGCCTATTTCATGCAGAGAGTATTCGGAAACTGCGAAACGCTCCTCTGCACCGACACCATGCAGGTACGCGACTACAGCAAATTTTACATGGAACTCTATGACGGCGCCGAGAAAAAACGACGTCATGAAGAAGTGTTCCCCCTTGACTGCCAGCGCGCGATGGAGCTGGGGCGCAGGCTTGCCGGCTCCGATGCCGATTGA
- a CDS encoding amidohydrolase family protein: MDLFVKEMTDAGIDISVIIGRMTKVHDKGRGNVTADDLLSIMKKYPGRFAGMPAVDPLASDAMEQIERAAAMGMVGICIEPFWSSEPLFLNDSRLFPLYKKIESLGLLFTTTLNFNCGESTKWNSPYHVEQIAMACPAMPILITHACWPLLTELMAIAVRYPNIYLIPDCYFYFPFINTAKEQRIMYNHMLQDQVLFGSSYPIRGFGQAVELSLEQGQWLPGPKEKFFWKNGAKLLHLQIS, translated from the coding sequence ATGGATTTATTCGTCAAGGAAATGACGGATGCCGGTATTGATATAAGCGTCATCATCGGACGCATGACTAAGGTTCATGACAAGGGGAGAGGCAATGTTACGGCAGATGATCTCCTGAGCATCATGAAAAAGTATCCGGGAAGATTCGCGGGAATGCCCGCCGTCGATCCTCTGGCTTCCGATGCCATGGAACAGATCGAACGTGCCGCCGCCATGGGCATGGTGGGGATATGTATAGAACCCTTCTGGAGTTCCGAACCCCTCTTTCTCAACGACAGCCGTCTGTTCCCCCTCTACAAGAAAATCGAATCCCTGGGGCTGCTCTTCACCACCACGCTGAACTTCAACTGCGGCGAAAGCACGAAGTGGAACTCGCCCTATCATGTGGAACAGATAGCCATGGCCTGCCCCGCCATGCCCATACTCATCACCCACGCATGCTGGCCGCTGCTCACGGAACTCATGGCCATCGCCGTACGCTACCCCAACATCTACCTCATCCCCGACTGCTATTTTTACTTTCCGTTCATCAACACGGCTAAGGAGCAGCGTATCATGTACAATCACATGCTCCAGGATCAGGTTCTGTTCGGCAGTTCCTACCCCATCCGCGGCTTCGGACAAGCCGTGGAGCTTTCCTTGGAACAGGGACAATGGCTCCCCGGCCCGAAAGAAAAATTCTTCTGGAAAAACGGGGCCAAACTGCTGCATCTTCAAATATCCTGA
- a CDS encoding amidohydrolase family protein — MIIDFRIRPPFKSFRETGLFKAWNNPPSSGAFALMAEGREPVISAKTGDYGQFMAELDEAGIDLGVIVGRFTKTDSVGSGNVTPEEILDFMNLYPGRFMGMPALDPTAPDALAQVRRMKSLGMKGICVEPFWLDKCYRVNDPCLMDFYRAVEEEKMTLVITLNWLCGNDTSWNEPKDIEDIAIACPRLNIVVPHSCYPKLVEFMAIMVRYPNIYSLPDSYFYFPFINTVDDQILMYNHMLQDQVLFASSYPIRGVGQALRESLDRPWLPIPKEKFLWKNAAKLLGLDLPSA, encoded by the coding sequence ATGATCATCGACTTCCGCATCCGTCCCCCCTTCAAGAGCTTCCGGGAAACCGGCCTGTTCAAAGCCTGGAACAATCCGCCCAGCTCCGGAGCCTTCGCCCTCATGGCTGAGGGCCGGGAACCCGTCATTTCCGCCAAGACCGGCGATTACGGTCAGTTCATGGCGGAACTTGACGAGGCGGGCATCGACCTCGGCGTCATCGTCGGGCGCTTCACCAAAACCGACTCCGTAGGATCCGGCAATGTCACTCCTGAAGAAATCCTCGACTTCATGAACCTGTACCCCGGTCGATTCATGGGGATGCCCGCCCTTGATCCCACCGCGCCCGACGCCCTCGCCCAGGTACGCCGCATGAAGAGCCTCGGCATGAAGGGCATCTGCGTGGAGCCTTTCTGGCTCGACAAGTGCTACCGCGTCAACGATCCCTGCCTTATGGACTTTTACCGTGCGGTGGAAGAGGAGAAAATGACGCTGGTCATCACCCTGAACTGGCTCTGCGGCAACGACACAAGCTGGAACGAACCGAAGGACATCGAGGACATCGCCATAGCCTGTCCCAGACTGAACATCGTGGTACCGCACTCCTGCTATCCCAAGCTGGTGGAATTCATGGCCATCATGGTGCGCTACCCCAACATCTACTCTCTGCCCGACAGCTATTTCTACTTCCCCTTCATCAACACCGTGGACGATCAGATCCTCATGTACAACCATATGCTTCAGGATCAGGTGCTCTTCGCCAGCTCCTACCCCATCAGAGGCGTGGGTCAGGCTCTGCGTGAATCTCTGGATCGTCCGTGGCTGCCCATTCCCAAGGAAAAGTTCCTCTGGAAGAACGCGGCCAAGCTCCTGGGACTTGACCTGCCGTCAGCCTGA
- a CDS encoding MmgE/PrpD family protein, with product MDAIKEIANFVVNRNFCDLPAEVVKHDKYLILDTLACGLAGAAAPGCRELAQWALETGGAEQATVLVFGGKIPAIHAGMVNATLFQALDFDDTHDKAIAHTHCTCLAAGLAVAEQLGNVCGERLITALTLGAEVMGRIGRSIHAPLRFNRTGTLASFGAATVAGKLMGLNVEQLSAAYGIAYAQTASTLQSNVDGALVKRMHPGFAVRCGITACQLALKGITGPVHVLEGPYGYMPLYENNDYDREAIVRDLGTEWDMLHIGLKPFPCARDAVGALEAGIMLHEKGIDHHQIRSVHIAMPEVAWRVSGKSYDDITGNPVVESILSAAWCGALGLAKGTAGLEDFSPEGVRNPEIRELARKVQLSVDASVPAASMVPVTMTAVMNNGREYSGVCRRLKGSWEAPLSLMEVERKLAMCAAASLYPISKKRLQKLSETVHRLEHLQDSADLVQLMLPEASPGLTDADRLTPA from the coding sequence ATGGACGCCATCAAGGAAATTGCCAACTTCGTCGTCAACAGGAATTTCTGCGACCTGCCTGCAGAGGTCGTGAAACATGACAAGTATCTGATCCTCGACACGCTGGCATGCGGTCTGGCCGGAGCCGCCGCACCCGGCTGCCGCGAACTGGCTCAATGGGCGCTGGAAACGGGTGGTGCGGAGCAGGCCACGGTGCTGGTCTTCGGGGGAAAAATTCCCGCCATCCATGCCGGCATGGTCAATGCCACCCTCTTTCAGGCGCTGGACTTCGACGACACCCACGACAAGGCCATCGCCCATACGCACTGCACCTGTCTGGCCGCCGGTCTTGCCGTGGCGGAACAGCTGGGAAACGTCTGCGGCGAAAGGCTCATCACCGCTCTCACGCTCGGCGCCGAGGTCATGGGACGCATCGGCCGGAGCATCCATGCTCCGCTTCGTTTCAACCGCACGGGAACGCTCGCTTCTTTCGGCGCCGCAACCGTTGCGGGCAAGCTCATGGGACTGAACGTGGAGCAGCTTTCGGCCGCATACGGCATAGCCTACGCCCAGACGGCATCCACCCTGCAGTCCAATGTCGACGGCGCTCTCGTCAAGCGTATGCACCCGGGCTTTGCCGTGCGTTGCGGCATCACGGCCTGTCAGCTGGCCCTCAAAGGAATCACCGGGCCGGTTCATGTGCTGGAAGGTCCCTACGGCTATATGCCGCTCTATGAAAACAACGACTATGATCGGGAGGCCATCGTCCGGGATCTCGGCACGGAATGGGACATGCTGCACATCGGCCTCAAGCCTTTTCCCTGCGCCAGGGATGCGGTCGGCGCGCTGGAGGCGGGCATCATGCTCCACGAGAAAGGAATCGATCACCATCAGATACGCTCCGTGCACATCGCCATGCCGGAAGTCGCCTGGCGCGTTTCCGGCAAGAGCTACGATGACATCACGGGCAACCCCGTGGTCGAGAGCATACTCAGCGCCGCATGGTGCGGAGCTCTGGGGCTGGCAAAAGGTACTGCCGGTCTGGAAGACTTCTCCCCCGAAGGCGTGCGCAACCCCGAGATCCGGGAGCTTGCCCGCAAAGTGCAGCTCTCGGTGGATGCCTCCGTTCCCGCAGCCTCCATGGTGCCCGTCACCATGACGGCCGTCATGAACAACGGCAGGGAATACAGCGGGGTGTGCCGCAGACTGAAAGGCTCATGGGAAGCTCCGCTCAGCCTCATGGAAGTGGAACGGAAGCTGGCCATGTGTGCTGCCGCCTCCCTGTATCCGATCTCAAAAAAACGCCTGCAGAAACTTTCGGAAACGGTTCACCGCCTGGAGCATCTCCAGGACTCCGCCGACCTCGTTCAGCTCATGCTGCCGGAAGCGTCCCCCGGCCTCACGGATGCAGACCGGCTCACTCCGGCCTGA
- a CDS encoding TRAP transporter large permease: MDPVLVTMFWVLIVGLALTLHIGAAIGLAVLAAIFVGDLPYALFTQKLYTTFDSFPLLALPFFICAGDIMQRGSMAEALLKLAKTLVGHITGGLSLVSVLACAFYGSLCGSPPATTAAIGGIMIPAMQKEGYPRNFSTAVNTASGTLGALIPPSTVLIIYGATAGVSIGDLFIAVIPTGILTMLAFMGTSMIIAAKKGYGLKSVRAGAKERLAAVWEAKWALMVPVIVLGGIYTGITTPTEAGVVAVVYALLAETFITKTMTWKKFQDILYSTAKTTGMMFFVITAAGALGIILVYFNADAVVADLLNGITTNKHVLMFLIVTLLIILGTFMESVAIVLIMTPILLPMMVQAGMDPIQFGVLIAYGVVLGNITPPVGMNLYVGCAIGDISFAQLSKAILPYIAAMVIVYYIIAYVPWLSLCLVK; encoded by the coding sequence ATGGATCCTGTTCTTGTCACCATGTTCTGGGTACTGATCGTAGGGCTTGCCCTCACCCTGCACATAGGCGCAGCCATAGGTCTCGCCGTGCTTGCCGCCATCTTCGTCGGTGATCTCCCCTATGCGCTTTTCACCCAGAAGCTCTACACCACCTTCGATTCCTTCCCGCTGCTCGCCCTGCCCTTCTTCATCTGTGCAGGCGACATCATGCAGCGCGGTTCCATGGCTGAAGCTCTGCTCAAGCTCGCCAAAACTCTCGTAGGACACATCACGGGCGGCCTTTCCCTCGTTTCCGTGCTGGCATGCGCCTTCTACGGTTCCCTCTGTGGTTCGCCGCCCGCCACCACGGCGGCCATCGGCGGCATCATGATCCCCGCCATGCAGAAGGAAGGCTATCCGCGCAACTTCTCCACCGCCGTCAACACCGCCTCGGGAACGCTGGGCGCCCTCATTCCCCCGAGCACCGTACTCATCATCTACGGCGCGACCGCAGGTGTTTCCATCGGCGACCTGTTCATTGCGGTCATTCCCACCGGCATTCTCACCATGCTGGCCTTCATGGGAACCAGCATGATCATAGCCGCCAAGAAGGGCTACGGCCTCAAATCCGTGCGCGCCGGAGCAAAGGAACGCCTCGCCGCCGTATGGGAAGCCAAGTGGGCTCTCATGGTTCCCGTCATCGTCCTGGGCGGCATCTATACGGGCATCACCACCCCCACGGAAGCCGGTGTGGTGGCCGTGGTCTACGCCCTGCTTGCGGAAACCTTCATTACCAAGACCATGACCTGGAAAAAATTTCAGGACATTCTCTACTCCACCGCCAAGACCACGGGCATGATGTTCTTCGTCATCACCGCGGCAGGGGCGCTCGGCATCATCCTCGTGTACTTCAACGCCGACGCCGTGGTCGCCGACCTTCTGAACGGCATTACCACCAACAAGCATGTGCTCATGTTCCTCATCGTCACGCTGCTCATCATCCTGGGAACCTTCATGGAGTCCGTAGCCATCGTGCTCATCATGACGCCCATACTCCTGCCTATGATGGTACAGGCAGGCATGGATCCCATACAGTTCGGCGTGCTCATCGCCTACGGCGTGGTTCTCGGCAACATCACGCCGCCCGTGGGCATGAACCTCTATGTAGGCTGCGCCATCGGCGACATTTCCTTCGCGCAGCTCAGCAAGGCGATTCTGCCCTACATTGCCGCCATGGTCATCGTATATTACATCATCGCCTATGTCCCTTGGCTTTCCCTCTGTCTGGTCAAATAA
- a CDS encoding TRAP transporter substrate-binding protein — protein sequence MNRLFRLSCLCALVGLLSFTPAQAAPIPVKITTHAASSMALCRSLVTMKNFIEEKTNGKYRVDIYDQFKLGTMESAYQGMQLGTVHFLVEGPSNLSNFMPIFAMFDLGYIFPDADTADEVLSGPVGKKILAAAANKAVTPLTFVRYSYRNIYLNKPVHSLAELKGVKVRASSSPVHIAVLKAMGMNPTPMPGSEVYTGLQQGVIDGVDVDITYLVKGKWDEVCKSVVFTQHTYLPQIIYTSTRWWNKLPAEDKAVFQEAIDLYVQEQRKNVLEDEAESMQAIKEKNLSIYTPTEEEIAMLRKNTSELYKEFPKIDVTLLNELKAEAARVAAAKK from the coding sequence ATGAACCGTCTGTTCCGTCTCTCCTGTCTGTGTGCGCTTGTCGGCCTTCTGAGCTTCACTCCCGCCCAGGCGGCGCCCATTCCCGTCAAAATCACCACGCATGCGGCTTCCTCCATGGCTCTCTGCCGTTCGCTGGTCACCATGAAAAACTTCATTGAGGAAAAGACCAACGGCAAGTACCGTGTGGACATCTACGACCAGTTCAAACTCGGTACCATGGAAAGCGCCTATCAGGGCATGCAGCTCGGCACGGTGCACTTCCTCGTGGAAGGCCCTTCCAACCTCAGCAACTTCATGCCCATATTCGCCATGTTCGACCTCGGCTACATCTTCCCCGATGCAGACACCGCCGATGAAGTGCTGAGCGGCCCCGTAGGCAAGAAGATTCTGGCCGCCGCTGCCAACAAGGCCGTCACGCCCCTTACCTTCGTCCGTTACAGCTACCGCAACATCTATCTCAACAAGCCCGTGCACAGCCTCGCGGAACTCAAGGGCGTCAAGGTGCGCGCCTCCTCCTCTCCCGTGCACATCGCCGTTCTCAAGGCCATGGGCATGAACCCCACTCCCATGCCCGGCTCCGAAGTCTACACCGGCCTTCAGCAGGGCGTCATCGACGGTGTGGACGTCGACATCACCTACCTCGTCAAGGGCAAGTGGGACGAAGTGTGCAAGTCCGTAGTCTTCACCCAGCATACCTATCTGCCCCAGATCATCTACACTTCCACCAGATGGTGGAACAAGCTCCCGGCCGAAGACAAGGCCGTTTTCCAGGAAGCTATCGATCTCTATGTGCAGGAGCAGCGTAAAAACGTGCTGGAAGACGAAGCGGAAAGCATGCAGGCCATCAAGGAAAAAAATCTGAGCATCTACACCCCGACAGAAGAAGAGATCGCCATGCTCCGCAAGAACACCAGCGAACTCTACAAGGAATTCCCCAAGATCGACGTCACCCTGCTCAATGAACTCAAGGCCGAAGCTGCACGTGTAGCCGCCGCCAAAAAGTAA
- a CDS encoding amidohydrolase family protein has translation MIIDFRVRPPYAGNLSLGIFGSCWNAPEDPTEEMFTTAGRRPIPSAEQRSVPLLLEELREADVKAAVLMGRVSEIGTSHTSTTNDDALMLSREHPGAFFPFAAVEPRDPHVMEELELRRSQGFTGVCIDPSFSTPPLYADDPVIDRVYQYCQDHGMIVSIMQSGLYVKDLTYTHPIHVQHVAQTFPRLKIVVPHACWPYLELMTGVAMMHTNIWLIPDCYVYLPGMFGAENFVHTVNTFLRHRVLFASSYPVRGIAQSIELWKALPFTTEALQLTMYDNAARLLNL, from the coding sequence ATGATTATCGATTTCCGTGTCCGTCCGCCCTATGCAGGCAATCTTTCCCTGGGAATCTTTGGAAGCTGCTGGAACGCTCCGGAGGATCCGACGGAAGAAATGTTCACCACCGCAGGCCGCAGGCCCATTCCCTCGGCCGAGCAACGCTCCGTTCCGCTCCTTCTTGAGGAACTCAGGGAAGCCGACGTGAAAGCGGCCGTTCTCATGGGCAGAGTCAGTGAGATAGGTACCTCACACACCTCCACCACCAACGACGACGCCCTGATGCTGTCACGGGAACACCCGGGGGCGTTCTTCCCCTTCGCCGCTGTGGAACCCCGTGATCCCCATGTGATGGAAGAACTGGAACTGCGCCGTTCCCAGGGATTTACCGGTGTCTGCATCGACCCCAGCTTCAGCACGCCGCCCCTCTACGCCGATGATCCCGTCATCGACAGGGTCTACCAGTACTGCCAGGATCACGGAATGATCGTGTCCATCATGCAGAGCGGGCTTTACGTCAAGGATCTCACCTATACACACCCCATCCATGTCCAGCATGTGGCTCAGACCTTTCCCCGGCTGAAAATCGTTGTGCCCCACGCCTGCTGGCCCTATCTCGAACTCATGACCGGCGTCGCCATGATGCACACCAACATCTGGCTCATCCCGGACTGCTATGTCTACCTGCCCGGCATGTTCGGAGCGGAAAACTTCGTGCATACCGTCAACACCTTCCTGCGTCACCGCGTACTCTTCGCCAGTTCCTACCCCGTGCGGGGCATCGCCCAGAGCATAGAACTGTGGAAAGCCCTGCCCTTCACGACGGAAGCCCTGCAGCTCACCATGTATGACAACGCGGCCCGCCTTCTCAATCTCTGA
- a CDS encoding sigma-54 interaction domain-containing protein, whose protein sequence is MDMIEDFFARNLEMLKTLADDQSVGVWINSADGEILYASRGVRDQYGVDPEQLLGHNATYLVERGLASSQGLLETLRTREIGRAVCTTQIGRKVSITCYPFFRENGKLWRIIGISRSLEDTAEARKEEELEEESSSRIRIEEKLKEPFIAVSSQMRTIMDSLERLGQSDATVMIRGESGVGKDGIAYRLHKFSRRAEQPYVVINCATIPENLIESELFGYEKGAFTNATSSKMGLFEMANHGTIFLDEVGDMPLAVQVKLLRCIQNRQILRVGGKKMINLDVRFITATNQPVEEMVAAGKFREDLYYRLNVIKLMIPPLRERYQDIMPLARHFLRNFNKKYSTDKQFSKAVQRIFHAYSWPGNVRELENTVEHAVALCPFAIIGPQFVPQYITDALKREGEGGEVMTLKEATEACEKKLLAEVMLRYPSSRKAAQVLGCDQTTVLRKLKKYGLTYESPDPGENRKFFQMGL, encoded by the coding sequence ATGGATATGATCGAGGATTTTTTTGCCCGGAATCTGGAAATGCTGAAAACTCTGGCCGACGATCAGAGCGTGGGGGTATGGATCAACTCCGCCGACGGAGAGATTCTGTATGCGAGCCGGGGGGTCCGGGATCAGTACGGCGTCGATCCCGAGCAGCTTCTCGGGCATAATGCCACCTATCTTGTGGAAAGAGGTCTTGCCAGCAGTCAGGGCCTGCTTGAGACGCTCCGTACCCGGGAGATAGGCAGGGCGGTATGCACCACGCAGATCGGGCGCAAGGTGTCCATCACCTGCTATCCGTTTTTTCGGGAGAACGGAAAGCTGTGGCGGATCATAGGCATCAGCAGAAGCCTGGAGGATACGGCAGAAGCGCGAAAGGAAGAGGAGCTTGAGGAAGAGAGTTCTTCCCGCATACGAATAGAGGAGAAGCTGAAGGAACCCTTCATTGCCGTGAGCAGTCAGATGCGGACCATCATGGACTCTCTGGAAAGGCTGGGACAGAGCGACGCCACCGTCATGATCCGAGGAGAGTCGGGCGTCGGCAAGGACGGCATAGCCTACAGGCTGCACAAGTTCAGCCGTCGGGCCGAACAGCCCTATGTGGTGATAAACTGCGCGACCATTCCTGAAAATCTTATAGAATCCGAGCTGTTCGGTTATGAGAAGGGCGCGTTTACCAATGCCACATCATCCAAGATGGGGCTTTTTGAAATGGCTAATCACGGTACCATCTTTCTGGACGAGGTGGGGGATATGCCGCTTGCCGTTCAGGTCAAGCTGCTGCGCTGCATTCAGAACAGGCAGATTCTGCGGGTGGGCGGCAAAAAGATGATAAACCTCGACGTGCGCTTCATTACGGCCACCAATCAGCCTGTGGAGGAAATGGTTGCCGCCGGGAAGTTCAGAGAGGATCTTTATTATCGCCTCAACGTCATAAAGCTGATGATTCCCCCGCTGCGGGAACGATATCAGGATATTATGCCGCTTGCGAGGCATTTCCTGCGGAATTTCAACAAGAAATACAGCACAGACAAGCAGTTTTCCAAGGCGGTACAGCGTATTTTTCATGCCTATTCATGGCCGGGCAATGTCAGAGAGCTGGAAAACACCGTGGAACACGCGGTGGCGCTCTGTCCGTTTGCCATCATAGGGCCGCAGTTTGTGCCCCAGTACATTACTGATGCACTGAAAAGAGAGGGAGAAGGGGGAGAAGTCATGACCCTGAAGGAGGCGACGGAGGCGTGCGAGAAGAAGCTTCTTGCGGAGGTGATGCTGCGATATCCTTCCAGCAGAAAGGCTGCACAGGTTCTGGGGTGCGATCAGACCACGGTGCTTCGCAAGCTGAAGAAGTACGGTCTGACCTATGAAAGCCCTGACCCCGGTGAGAACAGGAAGTTTTTCCAGATGGGGCTGTAG